A genomic window from Populus alba chromosome 19, ASM523922v2, whole genome shotgun sequence includes:
- the LOC118056612 gene encoding cytochrome c — protein MASFAEAPPGDSKVGEKIFKTKCAQCHTVDKGAGHKQGPNLNGLFGRQSGTTAGYSYSAANKNMAVTWEEKTLYDYLLNPKKYIPGTKMVFPGLKKPQERADLIAYLKQSTAS, from the exons ATGGCTTCGTTTGCAGAAGCACCACCTGGCGATTCAAAAGTCGGAGAGAAGATCTTTAAGACCAAGTGTGCTCAGTGTCATACCGTCGACAAGGGTGCCGGTCATAAGCAAG GACCCAATCTGAATGGCTTGTTTGGAAGGCAGTCAGGAACAACTGCTGGATACTCTTACTCTGCTGCTAACAAGAACATGGCCGTCACGTGGGAGGAGAAGACCTTGTATGATTACTTGCTCAACCCCAAGAAG TACATCCCTGGAACGAAGATGGTTTTCCCTGGATTGAAGAAGCCACAGGAGCGTGCTGATCTCATTGCATACTTGAAGCAGTCCACTGCATCTTAA
- the LOC118056613 gene encoding cytochrome c yields the protein MASFAEAPPGDSKVGEKIFKTKCAQCHTVDKGAGHKQGPNLNGLFGRQSGTTAGYSYSAAHKNMAVTWEEKTLYDYLLSPKKYIPGTKKDFPGLKKPQERADIIAYLKQSTAS from the exons atggCTTCGTTTGCAGAAGCACCACCTGGCGATTCAAAAGTCGGAGAGAAGATCTTTAAGACCAAGTGTGCTCAGTGTCATACCGTCGACAAGGGTGCCGGTCATAAGCAAG GACCCAATCTGAATGGCTTGTTTGGAAGGCAGTCAGGAACAACTGCTGGATACTCTTACTCTGCTGCTCACAAGAACATGGCCGTCACGTGGGAGGAGAAGACCTTGTATGATTACTTGCTCAGCCCCAAGAAG TACATCCCTGGAACAAAGAAGGATTTCCCTGGATTGAAGAAGCCACAGGAGCGTGCTGATATCATTGCATACTTGAAGCAGTCCACTGCATCTTAA